The following are encoded in a window of Gossypium raimondii isolate GPD5lz chromosome 13, ASM2569854v1, whole genome shotgun sequence genomic DNA:
- the LOC105782767 gene encoding uncharacterized protein LOC105782767 isoform X7, translating into MCLFEMGFEEKAIKLQVKEEKACETKKICLHAFTDLTYVAPIVFLYLLKECYVHGNLKATKKFRALQQEVHQVLCNSPQPGPATFVAYCLYILPIFGSYCEGFSHLIVSAFHRFLKTAATTGDSLEAKIIAVQLFLDIVEGSIDHDERIAVKILEVFDIKLTDIEKVASQSKAKNDRWFHNVKAFLEQYIFGFIESESYMTAVNLLEHFSIRQSGESFLVKMIEKKQFRAAEKWATFMGKPMLFMLVQEYVDRNKLKNAYLIVKKNNLQQEFPDVHHKYKESALKKLAEKACWDVAEAKANGDRQLVDYLVYLAMEAGYLEKVDELCNRYSLEGFPKAQEHEAIFLQHCFLNLNELGVEDIIWVDELNGLGKATCHIEGSKVVGLDCEWKPNYVKGSKPNKVSIMQIASNKKVFILDLIKLYNDVPDVLDNCLTHILRSPRILKLEYVRRSPRWPLWSCRDIGSRLKQN; encoded by the exons ATGTGCCTTTTTGAAATGGGGTTTGAGGAAAAAGCTATAAAGCTGCAAGTTAAAGAGGAGAAAGCTTGCGAAACGAAAAAAATTTGTCTGCATGCTTTTACTGATCTGACCTATGTTGCTCCAATTGTATTCTTATACCTTCTTAAAGAATGTTATGTTCATG GAAACTTGAAGGCAACTAAAAAGTTTCGAGCTCTTCAACAAGAAGTCCACCAAGTTCTATGCAATTCTCCCCAACCAGGACCAGCTACTTTTGTTGCTTATTGTCTGTATATCCTGCCCATATTTGGATCTTACTGTGAAGGCTTCAGTCATTTGATTGTATCTGCTTTTCATCGTTTTCTAAAGACAGCAGCCACCACTGGAGATTCTTTGGAAGCAAAAATTATAGCTGTGCAATTATTTCTTGATATTGTTGAGGGTTCTATTGACCATGATGAGAGGATTGCTGTGAAGATACTTGAAGTTTTTGATATCAAGTTGACAGATATCGAGAAAGTTGCATCCCAATCAAAGGCCAAGAATGACCGTTGGTTTCACAATGTAAAGGCATTTCTTGAGCAGTATATATTTGGATTCATAGAATCAGAGTCATATATGACAGCTGTGAATCTGTTGGAACACTTCTCTATCCGTCAATCTGGGGAATCTTTTCTTGTCAAAATGATAGAAAAGAAACAATTCAGAGCAGCAGAGAAGTGGGCAACATTTATGGGGAAGCCAATGTTATTCATGCTCGTCCAGGAGTATGTTGACAGGAATAAACTAAAGAATGCTTATTTGATTGTAAAGAAGAACAATCTCCAGCAAGAATTTCCAGATGTGCATCACAAATACAAAGAAAG tgcattaaaaaaattagcagAAAAAGCATGCTGGGATGTTGCAGAGGCAAAGGCAAATGGTGATAGGCAATTAGTTGACTATCTG GTTTATCTGGCCATGGAAGCTGGTTACTTGGAGAAGGTTGATGAACTTTGTAATCGATATTCCCTTGAAGGTTTTCCAAAAGCACAAG AACATGAAGCAATTTTTTTGCAGCATTGCTTTTTAAATCTCAATGAATTGGGAGTAGAAGACATAATTTGGGTGGACGAGCTTAATGGTCTTGGTAAGGCAACATGCCACATTGAGGGATCCAAAGTTGTGGGCCTTGACTGTGAATGGAAACCCAATTATGTAAAAGGTAGCAAACCAAACAAG GTTTCTATCATGCAAATAGCTTCTAATAAGAAGGTTTTCATCCTTGacttgataaaattatataatgacGTGCCTGATGTTTTAGACAACTGCCTAACTCACATCTTGCGGTCCCCAAGAATTCTAAAACTCG AATATGTTCGAAGATCCCCGAGGTGGCCTCTCTGGTCTTGCAGAG ATATTGGGAGCCGGCTTAAACAAAACTAG